Within the Pseudomonadota bacterium genome, the region CGTGCCGCTTCGCACCCTGGGAGTCATCGACGCCTGGCTCTTCACCGCGGTGCACGGCGGGCGGTCGTTCTGGAATCGATGGAAATGGCTGCTCGACGCCTGGCGCCAGTGGCACGCGCTCAGCCCCGAGCAGCGCGACGCCACACGAACCGCCGCGCGTGCAGCCGGGTGCGCAAAGGCCTGCGCCGACGCGGAGGCCCTGGTGTGGTGGTGTGCGCAAGACCTCGATGAGATCTCGCCCAGCACGCCGATACCGTCCCACGTAGCGCTGCCCCTGGCGCGCGCCGCGCGCCTTCTGAATCGAACCCGCGTGGCATCTGGCGTCGCGTTCACGATGCTGCAGGGGTTGCAGCGACGCACCGATCACATGGCCCTCGCCCCCACGCCCCTGGTGGCCCTCGACAGCCTCACCCGATCCATCGCGCGTCTTGTGCTGGCCGCGCCAGCCTATCGCAACCCAGCGCTGCGGGGGTGAAGCCGGGTCGCACGCGATGGGGTGGCGCTCCGCCCCCAGCCGTGCATCACCCGCGCCCTCGCCCGAAAAAGCTCGCCACCGCGGTGAACGCGGCCGCCTCGCGCTCGCCCGTCACCACCACCCCCTCGCTGCAGAGCCACGCATGGGCGGCAAACCCCGCAGTGGGAACCGTGGTGCCCAGATACATGCGCACGTCACATCCCCGCCGTCTCAGCAGATCGGCCGCGGCCAGCGACTGCCCGAGGCACGCCACGCGCACGGGCAGCAGTGCGGCCATGCGCGCCACGCGATGGCGCATCCGGAGCGACACGCGCTCCCGCTCTGCAGAAGAAGGCATCGGGGGGGCAACGCTCCCCGGGTCGCTCGAATCGAAACCGCTGGCGAGACGCCGGAACGGCACGACGCGCACCCGCACCTGCGCCCGCAGCAACGCCATCGCGATCTCGAGCCACTCGATCCGATCCGACCACGACATGGCCATCAAGTAGTGCAGGCGAGAGCGCCATCGGAGCAACACACGCGGGGCTTCGTGGCCGGGTCGGCCTGCCCCTACTGATACCCCGCAGCCTGCAGGGCGAACAGTCGGGCGTAGCGGCCGTCGAGGCGCACGAGCTCTTCATGGCTCCCCTGCTCGGTGACGCAACCCTCGTGCATCACCACGATGGTGTCGGCCATGCGCACGGTCGAGAAGCGGTGCGAGATGAGAATGGCCGTCTGCCGATCGGTGAGGGCGCGCACCCGCTCGAAGATCTCTGCCTCGGCGCGGGCGTCCATGGCGGCTGTGGGCTCGTCGAGCACCACCACATCGGCATCGACCCGCATGAAGGCGCGAGACAGCGCGACCTTCTGCCACTGGCCGCCGCTCAGCTCCTGACCGTCCTTGAACCAGCGCCCCAGCTGGGTGTGATATCCCTGGGGAAGCCGTTCCGCGAGGGTGTCGGCCATGCCCTTGCGCGCCGCTTCCTCCCAGCGCGCCTCGTCATCGAGGCGCTTCACGTCACCCACGCCGATGTTCTCTCCGAAGAGAAGCTGATAGCGCGAGAAGTCTTGAA harbors:
- a CDS encoding lasso peptide biosynthesis B2 protein, whose product is MLLRWRSRLHYLMAMSWSDRIEWLEIAMALLRAQVRVRVVPFRRLASGFDSSDPGSVAPPMPSSAERERVSLRMRHRVARMAALLPVRVACLGQSLAAADLLRRRGCDVRMYLGTTVPTAGFAAHAWLCSEGVVVTGEREAAAFTAVASFFGRGRG